A window from Eretmochelys imbricata isolate rEreImb1 chromosome 23, rEreImb1.hap1, whole genome shotgun sequence encodes these proteins:
- the RYR1 gene encoding LOW QUALITY PROTEIN: ryanodine receptor 1 (The sequence of the model RefSeq protein was modified relative to this genomic sequence to represent the inferred CDS: inserted 5 bases in 5 codons; deleted 4 bases in 4 codons): MAEGGEGEDDVQFLRTEDEVVLQCSATILKEQIKMCLAAEGFGNRLCFLESTSNAQNVPPDLAICCFILEQSLSVRALQEMLANTVEVGSEGVDLDKWSSQGGGHRTLLYGHAILLRHSHSSMYLSCLTTSRSLTDKLAFDVGLQENASGEACWWTIHPASKQRSEGEKVRVGDDLILVSVSSERYLHLSTASGDLQADASFMQTLWNMNPICSGCEEGYVTGGHVMRLFHGHMDECLTISSSEQGEEERRVVNYEGGAVCTHARSLWRLEPLRISWSGSYMRWGQLFRVRHVTTGRYLGLAEEKGLVVVDAEKANTKATAFCFRASKEKLDVAPKRDVEGMGAAEIKYGETMCFVQHAASGLWLTYAAPDAKALRLGLLKRKAILHQEGHMDDALSLTRCQHEESQAARIIYSTSGLYTHFVRGLDSLSGKGKAGAGAAMPIDGMILSLRDLITYFQHPEEELRHEEKQGRLRSLKSRQNLFQEEGMITLVLNCIDRLNLYSTAAHFAEFAGEEAAESWKEIVNLLYELLASLIRGNRSNCALFSSNLDWLVSKLDRLEASSGILEVLYCVLIESPEVLNIIQENHIKSIISLLDKHGRNHKVLDVLCSLCVCNGVAVRSNQNLITENLLPRRDLLLQTNLINHVTSTRPNIFLGTHEGSTQYKKWYYELIVDHVEPFVTAQATHLRVGWAMTEGYSPYPGGGEGWGGNGVGDDLYSFGFDGLHLWSGGVARAVASPGQHTLAADDVVSCCLDLSVPSMSFRISGFPVQGMFENFNVDGLFFPVVSFSAGIKVRFLLGGRHGDFKFLPPPGYAPCFEALLPRERMRLEPIKEYRQDAGKVRSLLGPTQSLSHTAFTPCPVDTQQIVLPPHLERIREKLAENIHELWALTRIEQGWTYGPIRDDNKRLHPCLLDFHSLPEPERNYNLQMSGETLKTLLALGCHVGMADEKAEENLKKTKLPKTYMMSNGYKPAPLDLAHVKLTPAQNTLVDKLAEHGHNVWARDRVSQGWTYSIVQDIKNKRNPRLVPYNLLDERTKKTNRNSLCEAVRTLIGYGYNIEPPDQETSAQGVPTARSERVRVFRAEQCYAVRAGRWYFEFEAVTTGEMRVGWARPDVRPDVELGADDLAYVFNGHRGQRWHVGSEPFGRSWQPGDVVGCMIDLTENHIMFTLNGEMLISDSGSELAFKDIEIGEGFLPVCSLGLAQVGRLNLGQEVSSLRYFPICGLQEGFEPFAINMKRDISMWFSKGLPQFSPIPPEHPHYEVSRIDGTVDNPPCLKLTHRTFGSQNAVSELLFLRLSMPVEFHEKFKCTAGAMPLTRALTIPEEDVKDVDLDSEFEVLRKXAGRKEAEEAEKEKQGGPLPSPKEPPRTENEKDAASEKSKIKRGFLFKAKKATFNAAPPAVPSVQRLEEDVVPDDRDDPEIIMNTTTYYHSVRXFAGQEPTCVWVGWVTPDYHQHDMTFDLSKVRTVTVTMGDDQGHIHDSIKRSNCYLVWGGEFVSSAQQTRVSTVDLVLGCLVDXATGLMTFTANGKEINTFYQVEPNTKLFPAVFVLPTSQNVFQFELGKMKNIMPLSAAMFHSERKNPXPQCPPRLVIQMLTPVTWSRVPNEFLAVETARISDXHGWMVECGNPLVMMALHIPEESR; encoded by the exons GAGGATGAAGTCGTCCTGCAGTGCTCCGCCACCATCCTCAAGGAGCAGATCAAGATGTGCCTGGCGGCCGAGGGCTTCGGAAACCGCCTCTGCTTCCTGGAGTCGACCTCCAATGCCCAG AATGTCCCCCCGGACCTGGCTATCTGCTGCTTCATCCTGGAGCAGTCGCTCTCTGTCCGCGCCCTGCAGGAGATGCTGGCGAACACTGTGGAGGTGGGCAGCGAG GGTGTCGACTTGGACAAGTGG TCTTCACAGGGCGGCGGGCACAGGACCCTGCTCTACGGCCATGCCATCCTGCTCCGCCATTCTCACAGCTCCATG TACCTGAGCTGCCTGACCACGTCCCGCTCCCTGACGGACAAACTGGCCTTCGACGTGGGGCTGCAGGAGAACGCCTCAG GGGAAGCCTGCTGGTGGACCATCCACCCCGCCTCCAAGCAGCGGTCGGAGGGCGAAAAGGTTCGAGTCGGGGACGACCTCATCTTGGTCAGCGTCTCCTCCGAGCGCTACCTG cacctctccACGGCCAGCGGGGACCTGCAGGCCGACGCCTCATTCATGCAGACCCTCTGGAACATGAACCCCATCTGCTCGGGCTGCGAGGAAG GGTACGTGACAGGGGGTCACGTCATGCGTCTCTTCCACGGGCACATGGACGAATGCCTCACCATCTCCTCCAGCGAGCAGGGTGAGGAGGAGCGCAG GGTGGTGAACTACGAGGGTGGTGCCGTTTGCACCCACGCCCGCTCCCTCTGGAGGCTGGAGCCCTTGCGCATCAG ctggagtgggagctaCATGCGGTGGGGGCAGCTGTTCCGGGTGCGGCACGTCACCACCGGGCGCTACCTGGGGCTGGCCGAGGAGAAGGGGCTGGTCGTGGTGGACGCCGAGAAAGCCAACACCAAGGCCACGGCCTTCTGCTTCCGCGCCTCCAAG GAGAAGCTGGACGTGGCGCCCAAGCGGGACGTGGAGGGCATGGGGGCCGCCGAGATCAAGTACGGCGAGACCATGTGCTTCGTGCAGCATGCGGCCAGCGGCCTGTGGCTGACGTACGCCGCCCCCGATGCCAAGGCCCTGCGCCTGGGGCTGCTCAAGAGGAAG GCCATCCTGCACCAGGAGGGGCACATGGACGACGCCCTGTCGCTGACCCGCTGCCAGCACGAGGAGTCGCAGGCTGCCCGCATCATCTACAGCACCAGCGGCCTCTACACCCACTTCGTCCG GGGCCTGGACAGCCTGAGCGGGAAGGGCAAGGCGGGCGCCGGGGCCGCGATGCCCATCGACGGGATGATCCTGAGCCTTCGGGACCTGATCACCTACTTCCAGCACCCGGAGGAGGAGCTGCGGCATGAGGagaagcagggccggctccgctCGCTCAAGAGCCGCCAGAACCTCTTCCAGGAGGAG GGCATGATCACACTGGTGTTGAACTGCATCGACCGCCTCAACCTGTACAGCACGGCCGCCCACTTCGCCGAGTTCGCGGGCGAGGAGGCGGCCGAGTCCTGGAAGGAGATCGTCAACCTGCTGTACGAGCTGCTGG CCTCGCTGATCCGGGGCAACCGCTCCAACTGCGCCCTCTTCTCCAGCAACCTGGACTGGCTGGTCAGCAAGCTCGACCGGCTGGAGGCCTCCTCCG ggaTCCTGGAGGTGCTGTACTGCGTCCTAATCGAGAGCCCCGAGGTGCTGAACATCATCCAGGAGAACCACATCAAATCCATCATCTCCCTGCTGGACAAGCACGGACGCAACCACAAG GTGCTCGACGTGCTCTGCTCTCTGTGCGTCTGCAACGGGGTGGCCGTGCGCTCCAACCAGAACCTCATCACCGAGAACCTGCTCCCCCGCCGCGACCTGCTCCTGCAGACCAACCTCATTAACCACGTCACCAG cacGCGCCCGAACATCTTCCTGGGCACGCACGAGGGCTCGACGCAGTACAAGAAGTGGTACTACGAGCTGATCGTGGATCACGTGGAGCCCTTCGTCACGGCGCAGGCCACCCACCTGCGCGTGGGCTGGGCCATGACCGAGGGCTACAGCCCCTAccccgggggcggggagggctggggcggcaACGGCGTGGGGGACGACCTGTACTCCTTCGGCTTCGACGGCCTGCACCTCTGGTCAG GTGGCGTGGCCCGCGCCGTGGCCTCGCCCGGCCAGCACACGCTGGCGGCCGACGACGTGGTGAGCTGCTGCCTGGACCTGAGCGTGCCCAGCATGTCCTTCCGCATCAGCGGCTTCCCCGTGCAGGGCATGTTCGAGAACTTCAACGTGGACGGGCTCTTCTTCCCCGTGGTCAGCTTCTCCGCTGGCATCAA GGTCCGCTTTCTCCTGGGGGGCCGCCACGGCGACTTCAAGTTCCTGCCCCCCCCGGGCTACGCGCCCTGCTTCGAGGCCCTGCTGCCCCGCGAGAGGATGCGGCTGGAGCCCATCAAGGAGTACAGGCAGGACGCGGGGAAGGTCCGCAGCCTGCTGGGGCCCACCCAGTCCCTGTCCCACACGGCCTTcaccccctgccccgtggacACCCAGCAG ATcgtcctccccccacacctggagAGGATCCGTGAGAAGCTGGCGGAGAATATCCACGAGCTGTGGGCGCTGACCCGGATCGAGCAGGGCTGGACCTACGGGCCC ATCCGGGACGACAACAAGAGGCTGCACCCCTGCCTGCTGGATTTCCACAGCCTGCCCGAGCCGGAGAGAAATTACAACCTGCAGATGTCGGGGGAGACCCTGAA GACACTGCTGGCTCTGGGCTGTCACGTGGGCATGGCCGACGAGAAGGCTGAGGAGAACCTCAAGAAGACCAAGCTGCCCAAAAC gtACATGATGTCCAATGGCTACAAGCCGGCCCCGCTGGACCTGGCCCACGTC AAGCTGACCCCGGCCCAGAACACGCTGGTGGACAAGCTGGCCGAG CACGGCCACAACGTGTGGGCCCGGGACCGTGTGAGCCAGGGCTGGACCTACAGCATCGTGCAG GACATCAAGAACAAGCGCAACCCGCGCCTGGTGCCCTACAACCTGCTGGACGAACGGACCAAGAAGACGAATCGCAACAGCCTGTGCGAGGCCGTGCGCACGCTGATCGGCTACGGCTACAACATCGAG CCCCCCGACCAGGAGACCT CGGCCCAGGGGGTGCCCACGGCGCGCTCGGAGCGGGTGCGGGTGTTCCGGGCGGAGCAGTGTTACGCCGTGCGGGCCGGGAGATGGTACTTCGAGTTCGAGGCGGTGACCACGGGCGAGATGCGCGTGGGCTGGGCCCGGCCGGACGTGCGCCCCGACGTGGAGCTGGGGGCCGACGACCTCGCCTACGTCTTCAACGGCCACCGG GGCCAGCGCTGGCATGTCGGCAGCGAGCCCTTCGGCCGCTCCTGGCAGCCGGGCGACGTGGTCGGCTGCATGATCGACCTGACCGAGAACCACATCATGTTCACGCTCAACGGGGAGATGCTGATCAGCGACTCGGGCTCCGAGCTGGCCTTCAAGGACATCGAGATCGGAGAAG GCTTCCTCCCGGTGTGTAGCCTGGGCCTGGCCCAGGTCGGGCGGCTGaacctgggccaggaggtcagcAGCCTGCGGTACTTCCCTATCTGCGGGCTGCAGGAGGGCTTCGAGCCCTTCGCCATCAACATGAAGCGCGACATCAGCATGTGGTTCAGCAAG GGCCTGCCGCagttctcccccatcccccccgagCACCCCCACTACGAG GTGTCGCGCATCGACGGCACGGTGGACAACCCTCCCTGCCTGAAGCTGACGCACCGGACCTTCGGCTCGCAGAACGCGGTGAGCGAGCTGCTCTTCCTGCGGCTCAGCATGCCCGTGGAGTTCCACGAGAAGTTCAAATGCACGGCGGGGGCCATGCCCCTCACCCGCGCCCTCACCATCCCCGAGGAGGACGTCAAGGACGTGGACCTCGACTCCGAGTTCGAGGTGCTCCGGA TCGCCGGGCGTAAGGAGGCTGAGGAGGCCGAGAAGGAGAAGCAGGGggggcccctgcccagccccaagGAGCCCCCCAGGACGGAGAACGAGAAGGATGCGGCGTCGGAGAAGAGCAAGATCAAGAGAGG CTTCCTGTTCAAGGCGAAGAAGGCCACGTTCAACGCCGCGCCCCCGGCGGTGCCCTCCGTGCAGCGCCTGGAGGAAGACGTGGTGCCCGACGACCGGGACGACCCCGAGATCATCATGAACACCACCACG tactACCACTCAGTGC TCTTCGCGGGCCAGGAGCCCACCTGCGTCTGGGTGGGCTGGGTCACCCCCGACTACCATCAGCATGACATGACCTTCGACCTGAGCAAGGTGCGCACCGTCACCGTCACCATGGGCGACGACCAGGGCCACATCCACGACAG CATCAAGCGCAGCAACTGCTACCTGGTGTGGGGCGGGGAGTTCGTGAGCAGCGCGCAGCAGACCCGGGTCAGCACCGTGGACCTGGTGCTCGGCTGCCTGGTGG TGGCCACGGGGCTCATGACCTTCACGGCCAACGGCAAGGAGATCAACACCTTCTACCAG GTGGAGCCGAACACCAAGCTCTTCCCGGCCGTCTTCGTCCTTCCCACGAGCCAGAATGTCTTCCAGTTCGAGCTGGGCAAGATGAAG AACATCATGCCCCTCTCGGCCGCCATGTTCCACAGCGAGCGGAAGAACC AGCCGCAGTGCCCGCCACGCCTCGTCATCCAGATGCTGACGCCGGTGACCTGGAGCCGCGTGCCCAACGAGTTCCTGGCCGTGGAGACAGCCCGCATCAGCG CGCATGGCTGGATGGTGGAGTGCGGCAACCCCCTGGTCATGATGGCCTTGCACATCCCCGAGGAGAGCCGGTGA